One part of the Prochlorococcus marinus str. MIT 9313 genome encodes these proteins:
- a CDS encoding excalibur calcium-binding domain-containing protein: MPDGEVLGSGSVPGGIHRPWEYRKNKQTNSRRKRYRCKEIRSWNAAQELLREGHSYLDRDKDGEACESLK, from the coding sequence ATGCCAGACGGGGAGGTATTGGGGTCTGGGTCTGTTCCTGGAGGAATACACCGACCTTGGGAATACAGGAAAAACAAGCAGACCAACAGCAGGAGAAAGCGTTATCGGTGCAAAGAGATCAGATCATGGAATGCAGCACAGGAACTGCTCAGGGAAGGGCACTCCTATCTGGATCGGGATAAAGACGGGGAGGCATGCGAGTCACTTAAATGA
- a CDS encoding tetratricopeptide repeat protein, whose protein sequence is MSRRRTGAIAIGVGAATAVVLSLVGAKTPVVIGSAAALGVAGGVVAGRKGGGKNADEYLESGKSKLEKKDFYGAIEDLNKEIEINSQDVAAYSKRANLKEKLGDHKGAIDDFTKAIEIDPNHAHPYYNRGFSKWQLGDIQGAIADYNHALAIYPLFKDVYFFRGMAKDQIGNFDGAIADYSKVIEIDPDQLYKYRDECSAYFHRGKAKHSSGNISGAIADYSKAIEIDPKNDSAYNNRGIIEDDLGQRKLDDFYYQLAIADYDKAIDINPSNADAYLNRGHTKLNQRDFDGAIADFNHALNIDPQVDNIYLKRGVAKDELGNHQGAIADYTKAIEIDPQDALAYNNRGVAKSKSNDFQGSISDCTKAIEIDSKYAFAYRNRGHSKKELGDLIGASEDWKKAAELGDQGAAELLKEERLKTGSLIDQMFQVTIGKQSSNESDGLDLSDTGDTNGKIKELTKVIELNPNYADAYSLRGVAKFQLDDYQGALEDFDYALEINPNDAETYFMRGNVKGEIGDTEGAISDYSKAIEIDPKDADAFTNRGLAKYDSKDYQGAIADYNKAIEIDPQLADAYNNRGLVKDELGDHQGAIADYNKSLDINPQLADAYNNRGLAKYDSKDYQGAIADYNKSLDINPHFALAYNNRGLAKDELGNHQGAIADYNKAIEIKPQYANAYFNRGNAKSDLGDTQGAIAVYSKSIEINPQYAAAYYNRGNAKRKLGDNQGAIADCSKAIEINPHFALAYNNRGLAKYDSKDYQGAIADYTKAIEIDPKDADAYSNRGYAKSHLGDTQGAIADYTKAIEIDPKDAPTYYNRGYAKSHLGDTQGAITDYTKAIEIDPKDSDAYSNRGYAKSHLGDTQGAIADYTKAIEIDPKDADAYSNRGLVKDEELGDHQGAIADYTKAIEINPQYSNAYYNRGNAKSELKDYQEAIADYTKAIEIDPKDAPAYYNRGNAKSELKDYQEAIADYSKAIEINPQLALAYNNRGLAKYDSKDYQGTIADYNKAIEIDPQYANAYKNRGNAKKELGVLKGACEDWKKAAELGNEDAALLVEEHCQ, encoded by the coding sequence ATGTCTCGCCGTCGTACTGGTGCCATTGCAATAGGGGTTGGTGCTGCTACTGCTGTTGTTTTGTCTCTAGTAGGCGCAAAGACACCAGTAGTTATTGGGAGTGCTGCTGCCTTAGGTGTTGCTGGTGGGGTTGTTGCTGGTCGTAAGGGAGGTGGGAAGAATGCTGATGAATATCTTGAAAGCGGAAAGTCAAAGTTAGAGAAAAAGGATTTTTATGGAGCGATTGAAGACTTAAATAAAGAAATAGAGATCAATTCTCAGGATGTCGCTGCTTATAGTAAACGTGCGAATCTAAAAGAGAAATTAGGTGACCATAAAGGGGCAATTGATGATTTTACAAAGGCAATAGAGATTGATCCTAACCATGCCCACCCATATTACAATCGTGGTTTTTCTAAGTGGCAATTAGGCGATATTCAAGGAGCAATTGCTGATTACAATCACGCTTTAGCAATTTATCCACTCTTTAAGGATGTCTACTTCTTCCGTGGCATGGCAAAAGACCAAATCGGAAATTTTGATGGAGCAATTGCTGATTACTCAAAGGTGATTGAGATTGATCCTGACCAACTGTATAAATATCGAGATGAGTGTAGTGCCTATTTCCACCGTGGTAAGGCAAAACATAGTAGTGGAAATATTTCTGGAGCAATTGCTGATTACTCAAAGGCAATTGAAATTGATCCTAAAAATGATAGCGCTTATAATAATCGTGGGATCATCGAGGATGATTTAGGGCAGCGTAAACTTGATGATTTCTATTATCAACTAGCAATTGCAGATTACGACAAGGCGATAGATATCAACCCGAGCAATGCCGATGCATATCTCAACCGGGGGCATACAAAATTAAATCAGAGAGATTTTGATGGGGCAATTGCTGATTTCAATCATGCCTTAAATATTGATCCACAGGTTGATAACATATATTTGAAACGCGGCGTTGCCAAGGACGAATTAGGAAATCATCAAGGAGCAATTGCTGATTACACAAAGGCAATAGAGATTGATCCTCAGGACGCCCTTGCTTACAACAACCGTGGTGTTGCAAAGAGTAAATCAAATGATTTTCAAGGATCTATTTCTGATTGCACAAAGGCGATAGAGATTGATTCAAAATATGCGTTTGCCTATCGGAACCGAGGACATTCTAAAAAAGAATTAGGAGACCTAATAGGTGCCTCTGAGGACTGGAAGAAAGCAGCAGAATTAGGAGATCAAGGCGCTGCAGAATTGCTGAAAGAGGAAAGACTCAAGACTGGTTCATTGATTGATCAGATGTTTCAAGTAACTATTGGTAAGCAAAGTTCTAATGAGTCCGATGGTCTAGACCTTTCAGATACAGGTGACACTAATGGCAAAATCAAGGAATTAACAAAGGTAATAGAACTGAACCCTAATTATGCCGATGCATACAGTCTTCGTGGTGTCGCTAAGTTTCAATTAGATGATTACCAAGGAGCACTTGAAGACTTCGATTATGCGTTAGAAATTAATCCTAATGATGCTGAGACTTATTTTATGCGCGGTAATGTGAAAGGTGAAATAGGAGATACTGAAGGAGCAATCTCTGATTACAGTAAAGCAATAGAAATTGATCCTAAAGATGCAGATGCATTCACTAATCGTGGTCTTGCAAAGTACGATTCAAAGGATTATCAAGGAGCAATTGCAGATTACAACAAGGCAATAGAAATTGATCCGCAACTTGCCGATGCCTACAACAATCGCGGTCTAGTCAAGGATGAATTAGGTGATCATCAAGGGGCAATTGCAGATTACAACAAGTCATTAGATATTAATCCTCAACTTGCCGATGCCTACAACAATCGTGGTCTTGCCAAGTATGATTCAAAGGATTATCAAGGAGCAATTGCTGATTACAACAAGTCATTAGATATTAATCCGCACTTTGCCCTTGCTTACAACAATCGCGGTCTTGCCAAGGATGAATTAGGTAATCATCAAGGAGCAATTGCAGATTACAACAAGGCAATAGAAATTAAACCTCAGTATGCCAATGCCTACTTCAACCGTGGTAATGCCAAGAGTGATTTAGGAGATACTCAAGGAGCAATCGCTGTTTACAGCAAGTCAATAGAGATTAATCCGCAGTATGCCGCTGCCTACTACAACCGCGGTAATGCCAAGAGAAAATTAGGAGATAATCAAGGAGCAATTGCTGATTGCAGTAAAGCAATAGAGATTAATCCGCACTTTGCCCTTGCTTACAACAATCGTGGTCTTGCCAAGTATGATTCAAAGGATTATCAAGGAGCAATTGCTGATTACACCAAGGCAATAGAGATTGATCCAAAGGATGCCGATGCCTACTCCAACCGTGGTTATGCCAAGAGTCATTTAGGAGATACTCAAGGAGCAATTGCTGATTACACCAAGGCAATAGAGATTGATCCAAAGGATGCTCCTACCTACTACAACCGTGGTTATGCCAAGAGTCATTTAGGAGATACTCAAGGAGCAATTACTGATTACACCAAGGCAATAGAGATTGATCCAAAGGATTCCGATGCCTACTCCAACCGTGGTTATGCCAAGAGTCATTTAGGAGATACTCAAGGAGCAATTGCTGATTACACCAAGGCAATAGAGATTGATCCAAAGGATGCCGATGCCTACTCCAACCGCGGTCTTGTAAAGGATGAAGAACTAGGAGACCATCAAGGAGCAATTGCTGATTACACAAAAGCAATAGAGATTAATCCGCAGTATTCCAATGCCTACTACAACCGTGGTAATGCCAAGAGTGAATTAAAAGATTATCAAGAAGCAATTGCTGATTACACAAAGGCAATAGAGATTGATCCAAAGGATGCTCCTGCCTACTACAACCGTGGTAATGCCAAGAGTGAATTAAAAGATTATCAAGAAGCAATTGCTGATTACAGCAAAGCAATAGAGATTAATCCGCAACTTGCCCTTGCCTACAACAATCGTGGTCTTGCCAAGTATGATTCAAAGGATTATCAAGGAACAATTGCTGATTACAACAAGGCAATAGAGATTGATCCACAGTATGCCAATGCCTATAAAAATCGTGGTAATGCCAAAAAAGAACTAGGAGTCCTCAAAGGTGCCTGTGAGGACTGGAAGAAAGCAGCAGAACTAGGAAATGAAGATGCTGCCTTGTTGGTGGAGGAGCACTGTCAGTGA
- a CDS encoding tetratricopeptide repeat protein — protein sequence MHERNTAEEYIKRAKEKFLLKNYRGAISDCSKAIEIDPKDSSAYHIRGLARIISDEKELARNDLYKASELGDKHAMEMLKKCFYPNVQNLIDLETKKIEKDASNFEHYIRRALLKEKFDPNGAIADYSKILEIDSERVDVYFYLALVKNKAGYPKQAIEDCRRALDIEAGNLLLKEYFELRNFVNYLLDGKSEPYQDAGDLIGVILVREPKITPSDSLEYNLRGIRKADLKNFPGAIDDFSKAIELEPRDCHLYVNRGIYRDMSGDPESAISDYCKAIEINPDFADAYYERGVTLRDSGHQERAICDFLKAVDLNPKYSNAYLNIGSIKFHSSDVKGACAYWKKASELENKTADLLLDQECASQGVLASLSYYLNLGSDRCESGDFEGEINAYDKALELSPNDAVIYNNRGNAKRKLEDYQSAIEDYNKSIEINPSSAAPYFNRGDIKYVLDDHKGAIDDYNLALEVDPDDPFLYAKRGDLRVALHDYQGAIADYTKAIEINPQLAIAYYNRGEAKKEIGDLKGACEDWKKAAELGYEDAAKLVEEHCQ from the coding sequence ATGCATGAACGAAACACCGCTGAGGAATATATAAAACGTGCTAAGGAAAAGTTCCTATTGAAAAATTATCGAGGTGCGATCTCTGATTGCAGCAAGGCAATAGAAATTGATCCAAAGGACTCGAGTGCCTACCACATTCGTGGTCTTGCGAGGATTATTAGTGATGAAAAGGAATTAGCGCGTAATGATTTGTACAAGGCATCCGAGTTGGGCGACAAACATGCTATGGAGATGCTCAAGAAGTGTTTTTATCCAAATGTACAGAATTTAATTGATTTAGAAACAAAGAAAATTGAGAAGGATGCTTCTAATTTTGAACATTACATAAGACGTGCTCTCCTTAAAGAAAAGTTTGACCCGAATGGAGCAATAGCGGATTATTCAAAAATATTAGAAATTGATTCTGAGCGTGTCGATGTTTACTTCTATCTTGCTTTAGTCAAGAATAAAGCAGGATATCCCAAACAAGCAATTGAAGATTGCAGAAGAGCATTAGATATCGAAGCAGGAAATCTCCTTCTCAAGGAGTATTTTGAACTTCGTAACTTTGTAAACTATCTATTAGATGGGAAATCTGAACCCTATCAAGACGCAGGCGACTTGATAGGGGTAATATTGGTGCGTGAACCTAAAATTACACCTAGTGATTCATTAGAGTATAATTTGAGAGGTATCAGAAAAGCAGATTTAAAGAACTTCCCAGGCGCAATTGATGATTTCAGCAAGGCAATAGAACTAGAACCTAGAGACTGTCATTTGTATGTAAATAGAGGGATTTATAGGGATATGTCAGGGGACCCTGAATCCGCAATTAGTGATTATTGCAAGGCAATAGAAATTAATCCGGATTTTGCAGATGCATACTATGAACGTGGTGTTACTTTAAGGGACTCAGGGCATCAGGAAAGAGCAATTTGTGATTTTTTGAAGGCAGTTGATTTAAATCCAAAATATAGTAATGCTTATCTCAATATAGGAAGCATAAAGTTTCATAGTTCTGATGTAAAAGGTGCCTGTGCTTACTGGAAGAAAGCATCGGAATTGGAAAATAAAACTGCTGACCTACTTTTAGATCAGGAATGTGCCTCACAGGGTGTACTTGCCAGTCTGAGTTATTATTTAAACCTTGGAAGTGATAGATGTGAATCTGGCGATTTTGAAGGTGAAATTAATGCTTACGACAAAGCGCTTGAACTGAGTCCTAATGATGCAGTTATCTATAACAACCGCGGTAATGCTAAGCGTAAGTTGGAAGACTATCAGAGTGCTATTGAGGATTACAATAAATCAATAGAGATCAACCCTAGTTCTGCTGCCCCTTACTTCAATCGTGGCGATATAAAGTATGTGTTAGATGACCATAAAGGCGCGATTGATGATTATAATCTGGCGCTAGAGGTTGATCCTGATGATCCGTTTCTCTATGCTAAACGTGGCGACCTAAGGGTTGCATTACATGACTATCAAGGAGCAATTGCTGATTACACAAAGGCGATAGAGATTAATCCCCAACTTGCCATTGCTTACTACAACCGTGGAGAGGCAAAAAAAGAAATAGGAGACCTCAAAGGTGCCTGTGAGGATTGGAAGAAAGCGGCAGAACTAGGATACGAAGATGCTGCCAAATTGGTGGAGGAGCACTGTCAGTGA
- a CDS encoding DUF805 domain-containing protein: MWERCLDIDGLCSREEYVWSILGLIINGLIYLSIVNHATQKLKSLSPLAYIIINTVIFSILFIPPGTLTLRRLGDGGNGTWWLWTLVLILLPNSIVFSFLKIATVLYVFYMLCQPSKSRTSLSAEDYNDVGNTKGE, encoded by the coding sequence ATGTGGGAAAGATGTCTTGATATTGATGGACTCTGTTCGCGGGAGGAATATGTGTGGTCTATTTTAGGGTTGATAATAAATGGACTAATTTATCTCTCAATAGTCAATCATGCCACACAGAAGTTGAAATCGCTCAGTCCATTAGCATACATTATTATCAATACAGTTATCTTCTCTATTTTATTCATTCCTCCAGGAACTCTTACTCTGAGGCGCCTTGGAGATGGAGGTAATGGGACTTGGTGGTTATGGACACTCGTGTTAATACTTCTTCCAAATTCGATAGTTTTTAGTTTTCTAAAAATAGCAACTGTACTCTATGTCTTTTATATGCTTTGCCAACCATCCAAAAGCAGGACGAGTCTAAGTGCTGAAGATTACAACGATGTAGGGAATACCAAGGGTGAATAA